One genomic segment of Streptomyces sp. RKND-216 includes these proteins:
- a CDS encoding DUF397 domain-containing protein, with protein sequence MGNAAEAPLAYWRKSSYSGSDGGECVEVAAQWRKSSYSGSQGGDCVEVAQFVGEVSVRDSKNPSGPVLAFPATAFEAFTSAAREGAFDA encoded by the coding sequence ATGGGCAACGCGGCTGAGGCGCCACTGGCCTACTGGCGCAAGTCGAGTTACAGCGGAAGCGACGGCGGCGAGTGCGTGGAGGTGGCCGCGCAGTGGCGGAAGTCGTCCTACAGCGGTAGCCAGGGCGGTGATTGTGTGGAGGTCGCCCAGTTCGTCGGCGAGGTCTCGGTGCGTGACTCGAAGAACCCGAGCGGGCCCGTGCTCGCGTTCCCGGCCACCGCCTTCGAGGCGTTCACCTCCGCCGCCCGTGAGGGTGCGTTCGACGCCTGA